TTCGATTCTCGGCGCGCGCGCCCTTCCCTCGGCGGCGGAAGGGATGCTGGCCGAAGCGGTCACGCTCGCCGCGCTGCTGGCGAGCGGCTTCAAATACAAGGGCGTCTTCACCCTGCAAACCCAGGGCGACGGGCCGATCGGCCTGATGGTCGCGGACATGACCAGCGAGGGGGCGCTTCGCGGCTATGCCCGGGTCGACGCCGCCCGCGTCGCCGCGGCGGAGCGCGGCGGTTCCGCCCCGGTGCCGCGCCTGCTCGGCGCCGGCAATCTCTCCTTCACCCTCGATCAGGGTGCCGGTACCGAGCGTTATCAGGGCATCGTCGCGCTCGAAGGCGCGCGTCTCGGCGAATGCGTCCAGACCTATTTCCGCCAATCGGAGCAACTGGAAACCGCCATCGTCGTCGCCGAGAATTGTTCGGATCGGACGGGCGCAACGCCGCGTCGGGCGGCGGCGTTGATGGTGCAGCGTCTGCCGCCGGAACCGGCGACGCTCGACGAGGACGCGGAAGAGGACTGGCGTCGGGTGGTGACGCTCGCGAGCAGCGTCACCGCCGCCGAGCTGCTCGACGACCGGCT
The sequence above is drawn from the Rhodospirillales bacterium genome and encodes:
- a CDS encoding molecular chaperone Hsp33, coding for MSSVPISAPASTFEDAIQPFQVEDARVRGRLVRVGPALDSILGARALPSAAEGMLAEAVTLAALLASGFKYKGVFTLQTQGDGPIGLMVADMTSEGALRGYARVDAARVAAAERGGSAPVPRLLGAGNLSFTLDQGAGTERYQGIVALEGARLGECVQTYFRQSEQLETAIVVAENCSDRTGATPRRAAALMVQRLPPEPATLDEDAEEDWRRVVTLASSVTAAELLDDRLKPTDLLARLFHEDGVRAYRVRKIRHACRCSRAKVERTLAAFPRAEIEDLAVDGVVTVTCEFCGTHYRFDMDALARLYVGNA